CATGTGCAAAATATCGCGCAAACGCAACTGGCGACGGGCCACAGTGGCGCTCAAAGGTACGTCGACGTCGAGCAGGTCTTCGCGCAAGGCCTTGACCCAGCGCTCGTCCTGGTCGTCCAGGTCGGACTGGAAACCGGCGTCGAGCATCTCGCGCACCGGCTCGATCATCGAGTACGGCATGGTCACGTGCAGGTCGCCGCCACCGCCATCGAGTTCGATGTGGAAGGTGGAGACCACAATAGCTTCGCTGGGGCCGACGATGTTGGCCATGGCCGGGTTCACTTCCGAGTTGATGTACTCGAAATTGACTTCCATGATCGCCTGCCAGGCTTCCTTCAAGTCGATAAAGGCCTGCTCCAGCACCATGCGCACCACGCGCAGTTCAGTCGGGGTGAATTCACGGCCTTCGATCTTGGCGTGACGGCCGTCGCCGCCGAAGAAGTTGTCCACCAGCTTGAACACCAGTTTGGCGTCAAGGATGAACAGCGCAGTGCCGCGCAACGGCTTGATCTTGACCAGGTTGAGGCTGGTGGGCACGTACAGCGAGTGCACGTATTCGCCGAACTTCATCACCTGCACGCCGCCCACCGCCACGTCCGCCGAACGGCGCAGCATGTTGAACATGCTGATACGGGTGTAGCGGGCGAAACGCTCGTTGATCATTTCCAGCGTCGGCATACGTCCACGGACGATGCGATCCTGGCTGGTCAGGTCATAACTTTTGACGCTGCCGGGTTCGGCAGCCATTTCGGTCTGTACCAGACCATCGTCGACGCCATGTAACAGCGCGTCGATTTCATCCTGGGACAGCAGGTCTTGCACGGCCATGTCGTGATCCTACTGCAATACGAAGTTAGTGAAGAGCGCCTGCTCAACCACGACTTTGCCGAGCTCTTTCTGGGCCACTTCCTGCACGCTGGCAGTGACCTTCTGGCGCAGCATTTCCTGGCCGACCGGGGTGGCGAGGCTGTCGAAGCTCTGCCCGGAGAACAGCATCACCAGGTTGTTGCGGATCACTGGCATATGCACTTTGAGCGCATCCAGGTCCGCCTGGTTACGCGCCAGCAAGGTGATGCTCACCTGCAGGTAGCGTTGACGGCCGTTCTGATTGAAGTTGGCGACAAAGGCCGGAAGCATCGGCTCGAAGATTGCCGGTTGCTTGACGTTACTGGCGGTTTCGGCGGCGGGTGCCGGTTTGCTTGCACTGCTGTGCATGATGTACCAAGTGCCGCCCACCGAGGCGCCAATGGCCAGGAGCAGGCCCAGCACGATCAACAGGATTAGCTTGAGCTTGCCTTTGCCTGCGGGGGGAGTTGCTGCTGCGTCGTCGCTCTTCGC
The sequence above is a segment of the Pseudomonas sp. R76 genome. Coding sequences within it:
- the fliM gene encoding flagellar motor switch protein FliM: MAVQDLLSQDEIDALLHGVDDGLVQTEMAAEPGSVKSYDLTSQDRIVRGRMPTLEMINERFARYTRISMFNMLRRSADVAVGGVQVMKFGEYVHSLYVPTSLNLVKIKPLRGTALFILDAKLVFKLVDNFFGGDGRHAKIEGREFTPTELRVVRMVLEQAFIDLKEAWQAIMEVNFEYINSEVNPAMANIVGPSEAIVVSTFHIELDGGGGDLHVTMPYSMIEPVREMLDAGFQSDLDDQDERWVKALREDLLDVDVPLSATVARRQLRLRDILHMQPGDVIPVELPEEMIMRANGVPSFKVKLGSHKGNLALQVIEPINRR
- the fliL gene encoding flagellar basal body-associated protein FliL, which encodes MAKSDDAAATPPAGKGKLKLILLIVLGLLLAIGASVGGTWYIMHSSASKPAPAAETASNVKQPAIFEPMLPAFVANFNQNGRQRYLQVSITLLARNQADLDALKVHMPVIRNNLVMLFSGQSFDSLATPVGQEMLRQKVTASVQEVAQKELGKVVVEQALFTNFVLQ